The genomic region ACCATTTTGAGGTGAGCCGCATCGCGGGCGGTATAAATAATTCCCGATATTAAAACCTTTGTTCCGGCTTTTAAATTATTGATTATGTTTTCATCGATTGGGGAGGTGATTTTAATTGTTTCCATTTTAACTTTATGCCTGCCTTCTCTTTACGGTTTTTATTGTAGGTCAAGGAATGCAAGAATTCAAATTGCAACGGAGTAGATTTGCTTTTGTTTTGATAACTTATCTGCATTTACAAGGGAAATTAGTTGGGGCGATGTTGAAAGTTGGGGTATTTAGACTAATTTACAAGCCTGACGATTTAAAATAGTCTAAATCGTCTGTTCCCGGTGTCTTATACTGTGGCATTGGATATTAACGGCAACCGGAAGGCTGGCGATATGGGTTGGCATTGTTTCGGCATGTACGGCGAGGGCGGTTGTGTTTCCTCCGAATCCCAGCGGCCCGATTCCCAGTTTGTTTACTTCTTCCAATATCTCTTTTTCCAGTTTGGCAATTTCGGGGTCAGGGTTTGCCTTACCGGTTTCTCTAAGCAAGGCTTCTTTAGCCATCAAAGCCGCCTTTTCAAATGTACCGCCGATACCGAGCCCGATTACAATCGGCGGGCAGGGGCTTCCTCCGGCTTCATTTACGGCTTTTAACACGGTTTTGATAATTCCCTTTGTGCCTTCACCGGGTTTTAGCATTACTACTTTGCTCTTGTTTTCGGCGCCGCTTCCTTTTGACATAACGCTAATTTTAATTTTGTTACCGGAGACTATTTTAGTATGAATTATTGCAGGGGTATTGTCGCCGGTGTTTTTTCTGGCTGTAAAGGGTTGGTTAACAATGGATTTACGTAAGTAGCCCTCTTTATAAGCTTTTCGGACACCCTCGTTTACCGCATCGTCCAAGCTTTCGCCTGTAACGTGAACGTCTTGACCGACTTCCAAAAAGACGATAGCGGTGCCGCAATCTTGGCAAAGGGGGATATTTTCGCTTTCGGCAATCTGCGCATTTTCGATAATGACATCAAGCGCTTCCTTCCCAAGCGGGGAGGATTCATTTTTGCGGGCGTTTTGCAGAGCAGAAAGGGTATCGTTCCCCAGTTTGTAGTTGGCTTCTACAATCATCCGCGTAACGGCTTCGGTGATTTCGATGCTCTTAATTTCGCGCATTTTTGAGTATTTCCTGTTCATATTTTCATTATGATTTAATTCTTCGAGAAACTAAGGATTGCCTTTTAATAAGGTACTACGTTTTCTTCAAGCCCTTA from Dehalococcoidales bacterium harbors:
- a CDS encoding fumarate hydratase, producing MREIKSIEITEAVTRMIVEANYKLGNDTLSALQNARKNESSPLGKEALDVIIENAQIAESENIPLCQDCGTAIVFLEVGQDVHVTGESLDDAVNEGVRKAYKEGYLRKSIVNQPFTARKNTGDNTPAIIHTKIVSGNKIKISVMSKGSGAENKSKVVMLKPGEGTKGIIKTVLKAVNEAGGSPCPPIVIGLGIGGTFEKAALMAKEALLRETGKANPDPEIAKLEKEILEEVNKLGIGPLGFGGNTTALAVHAETMPTHIASLPVAVNIQCHSIRHREQTI